Proteins encoded together in one Rhizobacter sp. J219 window:
- the folE gene encoding GTP cyclohydrolase I translates to MPAPPPAPIFRTEEDLAQLSASERIRYRLVGSGRRYHANDNISAFIREGEIDELRDEIAAKMQEVLKSLVIDTESDHNTNETAQRVAKMYLTEVFRGRYQPMPAVTEFPNVERLNELMIVGPITVRSACSHHLCPIMGRVWIGILPNEHSNLIGLSKYARICDWIMSRPQIQEEAVTMLANELQSRVKPDGLAIVMEADHFCMHWRGVKDDDAMMTNSVMRGAFLKDANLRREFLSLLSKKT, encoded by the coding sequence ATGCCGGCCCCACCCCCCGCGCCGATCTTCAGAACCGAGGAAGACCTCGCGCAGCTGAGCGCGTCGGAGCGCATCCGCTACCGGCTGGTCGGCTCCGGGCGGCGCTACCACGCCAACGACAACATCTCGGCCTTCATCCGCGAAGGCGAGATCGACGAGTTGCGCGACGAGATCGCGGCCAAGATGCAGGAGGTGCTCAAGTCGCTGGTGATCGATACCGAAAGCGACCACAACACCAACGAGACGGCGCAGCGCGTGGCCAAGATGTACCTCACCGAGGTGTTTCGCGGGCGCTACCAGCCCATGCCGGCAGTGACCGAGTTCCCCAATGTCGAGCGCCTCAACGAGCTGATGATCGTGGGCCCGATCACGGTGCGCAGCGCCTGCTCGCACCACCTGTGCCCGATCATGGGCAGGGTGTGGATCGGCATCCTGCCCAACGAGCATTCCAACCTCATCGGCCTGTCGAAGTACGCGCGCATCTGCGACTGGATCATGTCGCGCCCGCAGATCCAGGAGGAGGCGGTGACCATGCTCGCCAACGAGCTGCAATCGCGCGTCAAGCCCGATGGCCTGGCCATCGTGATGGAGGCCGATCACTTCTGCATGCACTGGCGAGGCGTGAAGGACGACGACGCGATGATGACCAACAGCGTGATGCGCGGCGCTTTCCTGAAAGACGCGAACCTGCGCCGCGAGTTCCTGTCATTGCTCAGCAAGAAGACCTGA
- a CDS encoding VOC family protein yields MAQHTQQHAVNWFEIPVLEQHRAQAFYERLLDVKLDWQTMGGQSLAVIPYDDGAVGGCLVAAGQGMAPSTEGTLVYLNAKPSLDAALARVEPAGGRITTPKVQLPGDLGFFAHVTDTEGNRIGLHALS; encoded by the coding sequence ATGGCCCAACACACCCAACAGCATGCCGTGAACTGGTTCGAAATCCCGGTGCTGGAGCAGCACCGCGCCCAGGCCTTCTACGAGCGCTTGCTCGATGTGAAGCTCGACTGGCAGACGATGGGCGGGCAATCTCTCGCCGTCATTCCCTACGACGACGGTGCCGTCGGCGGCTGCCTGGTGGCGGCCGGCCAGGGCATGGCGCCCTCGACCGAGGGCACGCTGGTCTACCTGAACGCCAAGCCCTCGCTCGACGCGGCGCTCGCCCGCGTGGAGCCGGCCGGCGGGCGCATCACCACGCCCAAGGTGCAGCTGCCGGGCGACCTGGGCTTCTTCGCCCACGTGACCGACACCGAAGGCAACCGCATCGGCCTGCACGCGCTGAGCTGA